Proteins from a single region of Heptranchias perlo isolate sHepPer1 unplaced genomic scaffold, sHepPer1.hap1 HAP1_SCAFFOLD_335, whole genome shotgun sequence:
- the LOC137311399 gene encoding histone H1-like: MTDTAAAETAPPAAAAQTNAPKMKKAVPRPRTAGPKLSEQILKIVADCKDRKGISLAAIKKVLATKGLDVEKLRSQIKLSIKRNVEKGSLVQIKGTGASGSFRVAKKETQGKVGKKVKKQGTKKSPGKKPAATKTAAKKLTAKKAAAKKSPGKKPAAKKKAAKSPIKKKAAVKKPKTPKPVKAKAKKGEKPRAKPKPRSAKPKKAAGKKK; encoded by the coding sequence ATGACAGAtactgcagccgccgaaacggctCCTCCAGCCGCCGCCGCTCAAACCAATGCTCCGAAGATGAAGAAGGCGGTTCCCAGACCCAGGACAGCCGGTCCCAAATTGagcgaacagatcctcaagattgtggcggattgcaaggatcgcaaggggatcTCCCTGGCCGCGATCAAGAAGGTTCTGGcgaccaaaggcctggatgtggagaagctccggtcccagatcaaattaagtatcaagagaaatgtggaaaaaggctccctggtgcagatcaagggcacgggcgcctcgggctccttcagagtcgctaagaaggaaacccagggaaaagtgggaaagaaggtgaagaaacaaggaaccaagaaatctcccggaaagaaaccggCGGCAACGAAAACAGCAGCCAAGAAATTAACGGCAAAGAAAGCAGCggccaagaaatctcccggaaagaaaccagccgccaagaaaaaggcggcgaaatccccaattaagaagaaagcggcggtgaagaagcccaagacccccaagccggtgaaggcgaaggcgaagaagggagagaaaccgagggccaagcccaagccgaggtcagcaaagcccaagaaagcagcgggcaaaaagaagtga